Proteins encoded in a region of the Salmo trutta chromosome 34, fSalTru1.1, whole genome shotgun sequence genome:
- the LOC115173410 gene encoding choline transporter-like protein 4 isoform X2, producing the protein MGKNQKEENSESSEYGEPAQYDPTFNGPIQKRGCTDIICCVLFIVVILGYMAVGILAWLYGDPRHVLYPRNSTGMFCGIGLNKAQPSVFYFDILKCVTSINIMAATLNGLQCPTTQVCVEKCPDVFWALNPIAYLPNAKPQDYFNQSLCVPSFDLARTTLKVKEIVDQELCPFFYTPTISVLGRCVPDVTALENIPNDFANTWGLPSSINDTVNGIRNAKGDIVNSFKAKEIGVRIFEDFASSWQWIIAALVIAMVVSFLFLLLLRFIAPVMVWVLIFGVLAVGAYGIYHCWWEYDNYRKSTVSITDIGFTTDFKVYLQVKETWLAFLIILSVVEGILLLTLIFLRTRILIAIALIQESSKAVSHMMSTLFYPLITFVLLVVCVAYWGITALYLATSGIPVYKVVALNSTQDNCGQISSNETCDPQTFYNSTDYLWCRSARCIFIKYNNEGLLQRNLFNLQIYNGVAFLWCVNFVIAMGQCSLAGAFASYYWALNKPSDIPTFPLSQAFIRTIRYHVGSLAFGALILTLIQIIRIILEYLDHKTRAAQNPCSRFLMCCLKCCFWCLEKFIKFLNRNAYIMIAVYGKNFCVSAKNAFMLLMRNIVRVVVLDKVTDLLLFFGKMLVVGGVGVLAFFFFSGRIRLPSSNFRTEMLNYYWMPIIVVVVGAYLIAHGFFSVYSMCVDTLFLCFLEDLERHDGTMQKPYYMSKNLMKILKKKNRGPKNGEGKD; encoded by the exons CCTGGCTTTATGGTGATCCCCGACATGTCCTCTACCCACGGAACTCTACCGGAATGTTCTGTGGCATCGGGCTCAATAA AGCTCAACCCAGTGTGTTCTACTTTGACATACTGAAATGTGTCACATCAATCAACATCATGGCCGCCACCCTTAATGGGTTACAGTGCCCCACCACACAG GTGTGTGTGGAAAAGTGCCCAGATGTGTTCTGGGCTCTCAATCCTATTGCCTACTTACCAAATGCCAAGCCACAAGACTACTTCAACCAATCACTCTGCGTGCCATCCTTTGATCTAGCAAGAACTACACTG AAAGTTAAGGAAATTGTGGATCAAGAGCTGTGTCCGTTCTTCTACACTCCAACAATCTCTG TGCTGGGAAGATGCGTACCTGATGTTACCGCTCTGGAAAATATTCCTAATGACTTTGCCAATACGTGGGGCTTGCCATCAAGCATCAATGATACAGTCAATGGCATCAGGAACGCAAAAGG TGACATAGTAAACAGCTTCAAAGCCAAGGAGATTGGAGTGAGAATCTTTGAGGACTTTGCGTCGTCATGGCAGTGGATCATCGC tgCACTGGTCATAGCCATGGTGGTCAGCTTTCTGTTCCTCCTTCTGTTGCGGTTTATCGCCCCTGTTATGGTCTGGGTCCTTATATTTGGAGTGTTGGCAGTAGGTGCCTATG gcatATATCACTGCTGGTGGGAGTACGACAACTACAGAAAGTCGACTGTCTCCATCACTGACATAGGCTTCACCACCGACTTCAAGGTCTATCTTCAGGTCAAGGAGACCTGGCTGGCCTTCT TGATAATCCTGTCTGTGGTAGAAGGCATTCTTCTCCTGACCTTGATCTTTCTGCGGACCAGAATCCTCATCGCCATCGCTCTCATCCAGGAGTCCAGCAA GGCTGTCAGTCACATGATGTCTACGCTGTTCTACCCTCTCATCACCTTTGTTCTCctggtggtgtgtgtggcctATTGGGGCATCACTGCTCT GTATCTGGCCACTTCAGGTATTCCAGTGTACAAAGTGGTGGCTCTCAACTCTACTCAGGATAACTGTGGCCAAATCAGCAGCAATGAGACCTGTGACCCACAG ACATTCTACAACTCTACAGACTACTTGTGGTGCCGATCGGCGCGCTGCATCTTCATCAAGTACAACAACGAGGGCCTGCTGCAGAGGAAcctgttcaacctgcagatctaCAACGGGGTGGCCTTCCTGTGGTGCGTCAACTTTGTCATCGCCATGGGCCAGTGCAGCCTGGCCGGGGCCTTCGCCTCCTACTACTGGGCCTTAAACAAGCCCTCGGACATCCCCACCTTCCCCCTGTCCCAGGCCTTCATCCGCACAATACG ATACCATGTTGGCTCCCTGGCGTTTGGTGCTCTGATCCTCACCCTCATCCAGATAATCCGGATCATCCTGGAGTACCTGGACCACAAGACCAGAG cggCTCAAAACCCCTGTTCTCGGTTCCTCATGTGCTGTCTGAAGTGTTGCTTCTGGTGTCTGGAGAAGTTCATCAAGTTCCTCAATAGAAACGCCTACATCATG ATTGCCGTATATGGAAAAAACTTCTGTGTCTCCGCTAAAAACGCATTCATGCTTCTAATGAGGAACATTGTCAG GGTGGTGGTGCTAGATAAAGTGACGGACCTGCTGCTGTTCTTTGGGAAGATGCTAGTGGTGGGAGGAGTAG GTGTCCTGGCCTTCTTTTTCTTCTCTGGCAGAATAAGACTACCAAGCAGCAATTTCCGTACTGAAATGCTCAACTATTACTGGATGCCCATTATT GTGGTTGTGGTGGGAGCATACCTCATTGCTCATGGATTTTTCAGTGTGTACAGCATGTGTGTGGACACACTTTTCCTCTGCTTCT TGGAGGACTTGGAGCGACATGACGGAACGATGCAGAAGCCATATTACATGTCCAAGAACCTGATGAAAATCCTCAAAAAAAAGAACAGGGGACCTAAAAATGGCGAAGGAAAGGATTGA
- the LOC115173410 gene encoding choline transporter-like protein 4 isoform X1, with translation MYSICVMCKQGTNITLLSGEPAQYDPTFNGPIQKRGCTDIICCVLFIVVILGYMAVGILAWLYGDPRHVLYPRNSTGMFCGIGLNKAQPSVFYFDILKCVTSINIMAATLNGLQCPTTQVCVEKCPDVFWALNPIAYLPNAKPQDYFNQSLCVPSFDLARTTLKVKEIVDQELCPFFYTPTISVLGRCVPDVTALENIPNDFANTWGLPSSINDTVNGIRNAKGDIVNSFKAKEIGVRIFEDFASSWQWIIAALVIAMVVSFLFLLLLRFIAPVMVWVLIFGVLAVGAYGIYHCWWEYDNYRKSTVSITDIGFTTDFKVYLQVKETWLAFLIILSVVEGILLLTLIFLRTRILIAIALIQESSKAVSHMMSTLFYPLITFVLLVVCVAYWGITALYLATSGIPVYKVVALNSTQDNCGQISSNETCDPQTFYNSTDYLWCRSARCIFIKYNNEGLLQRNLFNLQIYNGVAFLWCVNFVIAMGQCSLAGAFASYYWALNKPSDIPTFPLSQAFIRTIRYHVGSLAFGALILTLIQIIRIILEYLDHKTRAAQNPCSRFLMCCLKCCFWCLEKFIKFLNRNAYIMIAVYGKNFCVSAKNAFMLLMRNIVRVVVLDKVTDLLLFFGKMLVVGGVGVLAFFFFSGRIRLPSSNFRTEMLNYYWMPIIVVVVGAYLIAHGFFSVYSMCVDTLFLCFLEDLERHDGTMQKPYYMSKNLMKILKKKNRGPKNGEGKD, from the exons CCTGGCTTTATGGTGATCCCCGACATGTCCTCTACCCACGGAACTCTACCGGAATGTTCTGTGGCATCGGGCTCAATAA AGCTCAACCCAGTGTGTTCTACTTTGACATACTGAAATGTGTCACATCAATCAACATCATGGCCGCCACCCTTAATGGGTTACAGTGCCCCACCACACAG GTGTGTGTGGAAAAGTGCCCAGATGTGTTCTGGGCTCTCAATCCTATTGCCTACTTACCAAATGCCAAGCCACAAGACTACTTCAACCAATCACTCTGCGTGCCATCCTTTGATCTAGCAAGAACTACACTG AAAGTTAAGGAAATTGTGGATCAAGAGCTGTGTCCGTTCTTCTACACTCCAACAATCTCTG TGCTGGGAAGATGCGTACCTGATGTTACCGCTCTGGAAAATATTCCTAATGACTTTGCCAATACGTGGGGCTTGCCATCAAGCATCAATGATACAGTCAATGGCATCAGGAACGCAAAAGG TGACATAGTAAACAGCTTCAAAGCCAAGGAGATTGGAGTGAGAATCTTTGAGGACTTTGCGTCGTCATGGCAGTGGATCATCGC tgCACTGGTCATAGCCATGGTGGTCAGCTTTCTGTTCCTCCTTCTGTTGCGGTTTATCGCCCCTGTTATGGTCTGGGTCCTTATATTTGGAGTGTTGGCAGTAGGTGCCTATG gcatATATCACTGCTGGTGGGAGTACGACAACTACAGAAAGTCGACTGTCTCCATCACTGACATAGGCTTCACCACCGACTTCAAGGTCTATCTTCAGGTCAAGGAGACCTGGCTGGCCTTCT TGATAATCCTGTCTGTGGTAGAAGGCATTCTTCTCCTGACCTTGATCTTTCTGCGGACCAGAATCCTCATCGCCATCGCTCTCATCCAGGAGTCCAGCAA GGCTGTCAGTCACATGATGTCTACGCTGTTCTACCCTCTCATCACCTTTGTTCTCctggtggtgtgtgtggcctATTGGGGCATCACTGCTCT GTATCTGGCCACTTCAGGTATTCCAGTGTACAAAGTGGTGGCTCTCAACTCTACTCAGGATAACTGTGGCCAAATCAGCAGCAATGAGACCTGTGACCCACAG ACATTCTACAACTCTACAGACTACTTGTGGTGCCGATCGGCGCGCTGCATCTTCATCAAGTACAACAACGAGGGCCTGCTGCAGAGGAAcctgttcaacctgcagatctaCAACGGGGTGGCCTTCCTGTGGTGCGTCAACTTTGTCATCGCCATGGGCCAGTGCAGCCTGGCCGGGGCCTTCGCCTCCTACTACTGGGCCTTAAACAAGCCCTCGGACATCCCCACCTTCCCCCTGTCCCAGGCCTTCATCCGCACAATACG ATACCATGTTGGCTCCCTGGCGTTTGGTGCTCTGATCCTCACCCTCATCCAGATAATCCGGATCATCCTGGAGTACCTGGACCACAAGACCAGAG cggCTCAAAACCCCTGTTCTCGGTTCCTCATGTGCTGTCTGAAGTGTTGCTTCTGGTGTCTGGAGAAGTTCATCAAGTTCCTCAATAGAAACGCCTACATCATG ATTGCCGTATATGGAAAAAACTTCTGTGTCTCCGCTAAAAACGCATTCATGCTTCTAATGAGGAACATTGTCAG GGTGGTGGTGCTAGATAAAGTGACGGACCTGCTGCTGTTCTTTGGGAAGATGCTAGTGGTGGGAGGAGTAG GTGTCCTGGCCTTCTTTTTCTTCTCTGGCAGAATAAGACTACCAAGCAGCAATTTCCGTACTGAAATGCTCAACTATTACTGGATGCCCATTATT GTGGTTGTGGTGGGAGCATACCTCATTGCTCATGGATTTTTCAGTGTGTACAGCATGTGTGTGGACACACTTTTCCTCTGCTTCT TGGAGGACTTGGAGCGACATGACGGAACGATGCAGAAGCCATATTACATGTCCAAGAACCTGATGAAAATCCTCAAAAAAAAGAACAGGGGACCTAAAAATGGCGAAGGAAAGGATTGA
- the LOC115173413 gene encoding E3 ubiquitin-protein ligase RNF5, whose product MAAADPWSSSDSGPASRGGFPDGENSNERDGPGGSRGEAERKPDRATFECNICLDTARDAVISLCGHLFCWPCLHQWLETRPSQQQCPVCKAGISREKVIPLYGRGSSSQEDPRLKTPPRPPGQRTEPESRGPFQGFGDNGFHMSFGIGAFPFGFFTTVFNTNDPYHRADAYAADHQGNGNNWQDSLFLFVAIFFFFWLLSV is encoded by the exons ATGGCGGCCGCGGATCCCTGGTCCTCGAGTGACAGCGGGCCCGCAAGCAGAGGAGGGTTCCCGGATGGTGAGAACAGCAACGAGCGCGATGGACCTGGAGGAAGCCGCGGAGAGGCAGAACGCAAGCCGGATCGGGCCACATTCGAATGCAACATTTGTTTGGACACAGCAAGGGACGCTGTCATCAGTTTGTGCGGGCACTTGTTCTG CTGGCCCTGCCTTCATCAA TGGTTGGAGACACGGCCCAGCCAACAGCAGTGTCCTGTGTGTAAAGCGGGCATCAGCAGAGAGAAAGTCATCCCCCTCTACGGCAGAGGGAGCTCCAGCCAAGAGGACCCCAG GTTGAAAACCCCGCCTCGTCCTCCGGGACAGAGAACAGAGCCAGAGAGCAGAGGG CCCTTCCAGGGGTTCGGGGACAATGGCTTCCACATGTCCTTTGGGATCGGGGCTTTCCCTTTCGGCTTCTTCACCACAGTCTTCAACACCAATGACCCCTACCACagagcag ACGCATATGCAGCCGATCACCAAGGCAACGGCAACAACTGGCAGGACTCTCTCTTCCTGTTCGTGgccatcttcttcttcttctggctGCTGAGCGTGTAA